The uncultured Roseibium sp. genome contains a region encoding:
- a CDS encoding GAF domain-containing protein, protein MHSANLTRSHADLVEAAVRESIAAAMSGVVASWRRSMVYHGLDPNLRGPAKRVAETDLRQARDKYGALLEIAGPSLEHLFRIAGQAGCCVVLTDDTGLILDSRSNAGDRQSFEGWGLTEGAVWSESAEGTNGIGTCLAEKRPVVIHQNQHFRADNTAMSCMGAPIHDPQGQLIAVLDVSSCRNDMSTAFAQVLGAVVNDSARTMENDLFRAAFPKARILVADGNNGRNGLSLLAVDEDDLVIGATRQARRFHGLTSEQIERALPLSDVLGDMAAGQPGSGAQKTELRRALSRSHGNISAAARYLGISRATMYRRMQRCGLASN, encoded by the coding sequence ATGCATTCAGCGAACCTGACCAGGTCCCATGCCGACCTGGTCGAAGCGGCGGTTCGGGAAAGCATTGCCGCGGCCATGTCGGGCGTTGTGGCGTCCTGGCGGCGGTCGATGGTCTACCACGGACTGGATCCGAACCTGCGCGGCCCGGCAAAACGGGTCGCCGAAACGGATTTGCGACAAGCGCGGGACAAATACGGCGCGCTCCTGGAAATTGCAGGCCCCAGTCTCGAACACCTCTTTCGAATTGCCGGTCAGGCCGGGTGTTGTGTCGTGCTGACCGACGATACCGGGTTGATTCTGGACAGCAGAAGCAATGCGGGCGACCGGCAAAGCTTTGAAGGCTGGGGACTGACCGAGGGCGCCGTGTGGAGCGAATCCGCGGAAGGCACAAACGGAATCGGGACCTGTTTGGCGGAAAAACGCCCGGTCGTCATCCACCAGAACCAACACTTTCGAGCCGACAATACGGCGATGAGCTGCATGGGTGCCCCGATCCATGACCCCCAGGGCCAGTTGATCGCGGTTCTGGATGTGTCCAGTTGTCGGAATGATATGTCCACCGCCTTCGCCCAAGTGCTCGGCGCGGTCGTCAACGACAGTGCGCGGACGATGGAAAACGACCTGTTCCGGGCGGCCTTTCCGAAAGCGCGCATTCTCGTTGCCGACGGTAACAACGGCCGTAACGGTCTTTCTCTCCTGGCGGTGGACGAAGACGATCTCGTGATCGGCGCCACAAGACAGGCCCGCAGGTTCCACGGCCTGACCAGTGAGCAGATCGAGCGGGCATTGCCGCTGTCCGATGTCCTGGGAGACATGGCTGCCGGGCAGCCGGGATCGGGCGCTCAGAAAACTGAATTGCGCAGGGCCTTGTCCCGCAGCCATGGCAATATATCCGCTGCGGCACGCTATCTGGGCATCAGCCGGGCGACGATGTACCGGCGGATGCAGCGATGCGGCCTGGCATCAAACTAG
- a CDS encoding response regulator transcription factor has translation MFVIVDDREIVTAGYASAFEREGYASLELHSSELVDWLNIAPETDLQSIDAVLLGASEDRLSFPAQIRNRCSEAQIIALEDNPNLERTLELFAAEVDDVLRKPVHVKEILARVGAFRRRRTTESKSVDAGPIQVFFDGRDPEVGGEVMELPRRERRILEYLVRNKGRRVTKTQIFNAVYGMMNEGVDECVVESHISKLRKKLRMRLGEDPIESTRYIGYMLKTSATGDVAPASKPKGRDAETTTDWLKTTAAGKKAIELVA, from the coding sequence ATGTTTGTAATTGTTGACGACAGGGAAATTGTGACTGCCGGATACGCATCGGCTTTCGAACGTGAAGGCTATGCTTCTTTGGAATTACATTCTTCAGAACTTGTTGATTGGCTGAACATTGCGCCGGAGACCGACCTGCAATCGATCGATGCCGTACTGCTGGGCGCAAGCGAAGATCGCCTGTCTTTTCCCGCGCAGATCCGCAATCGATGCAGCGAAGCCCAGATCATTGCTCTGGAGGACAATCCCAATCTTGAACGCACGCTGGAGCTGTTCGCAGCCGAAGTCGATGACGTTCTCCGCAAGCCGGTCCATGTGAAGGAAATCCTGGCACGGGTAGGCGCTTTCCGACGCCGTAGGACGACCGAGAGCAAGTCCGTCGATGCCGGACCGATCCAGGTCTTCTTTGACGGTCGCGATCCGGAAGTCGGTGGCGAGGTGATGGAATTGCCGCGCCGCGAACGCCGGATCCTGGAATACCTGGTCCGCAACAAGGGGCGCCGGGTTACCAAGACCCAGATTTTCAATGCCGTCTATGGCATGATGAATGAAGGCGTCGATGAGTGCGTCGTGGAAAGCCACATTTCAAAACTTCGCAAGAAACTGCGCATGCGCCTAGGTGAGGATCCGATCGAATCCACCCGTTATATCGGTTATATGCTGAAGACATCCGCAACCGGTGATGTCGCCCCCGCATCAAAACCGAAGGGACGCGACGCCGAGACGACCACTGACTGGCTCAAAACCACAGCTGCAGGCAAGAAAGCGATTGAACTGGTCGCCTGA
- the fliI gene encoding flagellar protein export ATPase FliI codes for MNRLERIAVSLSTAEKEFGAVRIGGHVTQVSTGAIRVSGLSRSVCLGDLVLIEGQDRIRQGEIILLDEKDVVVKAFERSSDIGIGASAWRMGGLAVHPDPSWKGRVVNALGKAIDNQGPLKTGPAGFLLDRDPPQAMERARVNKPVRTGVKVIDLFTPLCVGQRIGIFAGSGVGKSTLLGMLAGFGEFDTVVVGLVGERGREVREFIDDVLGDALENSVVVAATGDESSMMRRLAPKTAMSVAEYFRGLGDSVLLIVDSATRFAHAARDVAMAAGEPPVSRGYTPSVFSDLAKLLERAGPGAEGEGTITGIFSVLVDGDDHNDPVADNLRGLLDGHVILDRAIAEAGRYPPVDILKSTSRLSQRAWTDDQRELILRLKGMIARFEETRDLRLMGGYQPGMDESLDKACELVPKIYEALRQSAKPAETSDPFTDLARALSV; via the coding sequence ATGAATCGGCTTGAGCGGATCGCGGTTTCGCTCTCGACTGCCGAAAAGGAATTCGGGGCGGTCAGGATCGGCGGACATGTGACACAGGTATCGACCGGCGCCATACGGGTGTCCGGCTTGTCCAGGTCGGTCTGTCTTGGGGACCTCGTTCTCATTGAAGGCCAGGACCGGATTCGGCAGGGCGAAATCATCCTGCTCGATGAAAAGGATGTGGTGGTCAAAGCATTCGAACGGTCAAGTGACATCGGTATCGGTGCATCGGCCTGGCGCATGGGCGGGCTTGCGGTCCATCCCGATCCGTCGTGGAAAGGGCGGGTGGTCAACGCGCTCGGAAAGGCGATCGACAATCAAGGCCCTCTTAAGACCGGCCCGGCCGGTTTTCTTCTCGACAGGGATCCGCCACAGGCAATGGAAAGGGCACGGGTCAACAAACCGGTCCGGACCGGGGTGAAGGTGATCGACCTGTTCACGCCGCTTTGCGTCGGTCAGAGGATCGGCATTTTCGCCGGCTCCGGCGTCGGAAAATCGACCCTGCTAGGAATGCTCGCAGGTTTCGGCGAATTCGATACCGTGGTTGTCGGCCTTGTCGGGGAACGCGGACGCGAAGTGCGGGAATTCATCGACGATGTCCTCGGCGACGCGCTTGAGAATTCTGTTGTCGTGGCAGCGACCGGCGATGAAAGCTCGATGATGCGCAGGCTTGCCCCCAAAACTGCCATGAGCGTCGCGGAGTATTTTCGCGGGCTTGGGGATTCTGTGCTCCTGATCGTGGATTCCGCGACCCGCTTCGCGCATGCCGCACGGGATGTTGCCATGGCGGCGGGCGAGCCGCCGGTCTCGCGCGGCTACACACCGAGTGTCTTTTCAGACCTCGCCAAATTGCTGGAGCGGGCTGGTCCGGGCGCGGAAGGAGAGGGGACGATCACCGGGATTTTCTCGGTCCTCGTTGATGGTGACGACCATAACGATCCTGTTGCGGACAACCTGCGGGGGCTCCTCGACGGCCACGTCATCCTGGACCGGGCAATTGCCGAAGCCGGACGTTATCCGCCGGTGGACATTCTGAAGTCGACATCACGCCTGTCCCAGCGGGCATGGACAGACGATCAGCGGGAACTCATCCTCCGCCTTAAGGGTATGATCGCGCGGTTTGAGGAAACTCGGGATCTTCGGCTCATGGGCGGCTATCAGCCCGGTATGGATGAAAGCCTCGACAAAGCTTGCGAACTTGTACCGAAGATCTATGAGGCACTGCGCCAGTCGGCAAAGCCGGCAGAAACCAGCGATCCGTTTACCGATCTTGCGCGTGCGCTATCCGTCTGA
- the flgF gene encoding flagellar basal-body rod protein FlgF, with product MQSALYVALSAQVALSKRLETVSRNISNMNTAGYRADEVKFKEILDKAGPDKVSFASGGEVFISRQVGSLNKTDNPLDIAVEGEAFLAVQTPTGVVYTRDGRMQMGTDGVLRTLNGYEVLDAGGLPVIIDPEGGPPNISQNGEITQGEDVLGTIGLFQFATDAKLSRRDNSGVIPDKPAIPVQEFSSDGIRQGYVEGANINPIREMTKLIMITRAFEGATAMIDQSNDTQRTAIRELGETS from the coding sequence ATGCAATCGGCTCTTTATGTGGCGCTGTCCGCCCAGGTAGCCCTGTCGAAACGGCTCGAAACCGTGTCGCGCAATATCTCCAACATGAACACGGCCGGCTATCGGGCCGACGAGGTCAAGTTCAAGGAGATCCTGGACAAGGCCGGGCCGGACAAGGTCAGCTTCGCCAGTGGCGGAGAAGTCTTCATATCGCGTCAGGTCGGCAGCCTGAACAAGACGGACAATCCGCTCGATATCGCTGTTGAAGGGGAGGCCTTTCTGGCGGTCCAGACGCCGACCGGAGTCGTCTATACCCGCGACGGCCGGATGCAAATGGGAACCGATGGCGTGTTGAGGACCCTCAACGGCTATGAGGTTCTCGATGCCGGTGGCCTGCCGGTCATTATCGATCCGGAAGGCGGCCCGCCGAACATTTCCCAGAACGGCGAAATTACCCAGGGCGAGGATGTGCTCGGCACCATCGGCCTGTTTCAATTCGCCACGGACGCCAAATTGTCCCGCCGCGATAACTCCGGCGTTATCCCGGACAAACCGGCTATCCCGGTGCAGGAGTTCAGCTCTGACGGCATTCGACAGGGATATGTGGAAGGCGCGAACATCAATCCCATTCGGGAAATGACCAAGTTGATCATGATCACCCGGGCCTTCGAAGGGGCGACAGCGATGATCGACCAGAGCAATGACACCCAGAGAACGGCGATCCGGGAACTGGGAGAAACGTCATGA
- a CDS encoding DUF1217 domain-containing protein, giving the protein MISTLLQYQMVTSDLSRSLKNVTADPMVERNTEYYLENIDSIKSIDDLLGDDRIFTYAMKAFGLEDMTYAKAFMRKVLEEGIDERTSFANQLTDDRYRQFAETFNFDRYGETATIFSRAQEGVTEAYVRQTLEEKEGASNEGVRLALYFARKAEEIDSAYDILADKALAETVYTALGLPDEFAMSDLGKQAAYIEDHIDIEKLQDPEYLNDFLERFSTLYDLENGQNLQAVPNLLVSGGATSVVSFGENLLASIQNLKLGGS; this is encoded by the coding sequence TGGTGACGTCCGACCTGTCCAGGTCGCTGAAGAACGTCACTGCCGACCCCATGGTCGAGCGCAACACCGAGTATTATCTGGAAAACATCGACTCCATTAAGTCGATTGATGATCTGCTCGGCGACGACCGGATCTTCACCTATGCGATGAAAGCGTTCGGCCTGGAGGACATGACCTATGCCAAGGCCTTCATGCGCAAGGTGCTTGAAGAAGGCATCGATGAGCGCACCTCTTTCGCCAACCAACTGACCGATGACCGGTACCGGCAATTCGCCGAGACGTTCAATTTCGATCGTTACGGCGAGACGGCGACCATCTTTTCCCGCGCGCAGGAAGGCGTCACAGAGGCCTACGTGCGCCAGACGCTGGAAGAGAAAGAAGGGGCGTCGAACGAAGGTGTTCGTCTTGCACTTTACTTCGCCCGCAAGGCTGAGGAAATCGATTCCGCCTATGACATTCTTGCCGACAAGGCTCTTGCCGAAACGGTCTACACGGCCCTTGGTCTGCCCGACGAATTCGCCATGTCTGATCTCGGCAAACAGGCGGCCTATATCGAAGACCATATCGATATCGAAAAGCTTCAGGATCCGGAGTACCTGAACGATTTTCTCGAACGGTTCTCAACGCTTTACGACCTGGAAAACGGCCAGAACCTTCAAGCGGTTCCGAACCTGCTCGTCTCCGGCGGGGCAACTTCGGTTGTCAGTTTCGGCGAAAACCTGCTGGCCAGCATCCAGAATCTCAAGCTCGGAGGATCGTGA